In Physeter macrocephalus isolate SW-GA chromosome 2, ASM283717v5, whole genome shotgun sequence, a single window of DNA contains:
- the EVX2 gene encoding homeobox even-skipped homolog protein 2, with amino-acid sequence MMERIRKEMILMERGLHSPTAGKRFSNLSDSAGNAVLEALENSQHPARLSPRLPSAPLHSALGDLPAKGKFEIDTLFNLQHPGSESTVSSEIASAAEGRKKPGHYSEAAAEADMSSDVEVGCSALRSPGGLGAAPLKENNGKGFAESGSAAGTTTSASGSGLGSLHGGGGGGAGGALVGSGSGADQVRRYRTAFTREQIARLEKEFYRENYVSRPRRCELAAALNLPETTIKVWFQNRRMKDKRQRLAMSWPHPADPSFYTYMMTHAAATGSLPYPFHSHVPLHYYPHVGVTAAASSPFATSIRPLDTFRALSHPYSRPELLCSFRHPGLYQTPTPAAAAGLNSAASAAAAAAAAAAAASSAAAAGAPPSGGSAPCSCLSCHSSQSAAAAAAAAAAALGSRGGGGGGGGGGSGGGGAGAAGGSDFGCSAAAPRPESGFLPYSAAVLSKTAVSPPDQRDEAPLTR; translated from the exons ATGatggaaagaataagaaaagagatGATTCTGATGGAGAGAGGGCTGCACAGCCCCACGGCCGGCAAGAGGTTCTCCAATTTGTCCGACTCGGCTGGCAATGCTGTGCTCGAGGCCCTGGAAAATTCGCAGCACCCGGCTCGCCTCAGCCCGCGCCTGCCGTCCGCCCCCCTGCACAGCGCTCTGGGAGACCTCCCTGCCAAGGGCAAATTCGAAATAGATACTTTGTTCAACCTGCAGCACCCGGGCAGCGAAAGCACCGTCTCCTCCGAAATCGCGTCTGCCGCGGAGGGCCGAAAAAAGCCGGGTCATTATTCAGAGGCGGCAGCCGAGGCGGACATGAGCAGCGACGTGGAGGTGGGCTGCTCGGCGCTGCGCTCGCCCGGCGGCCTCGGCGCCGCGCCGCTCAAGGAAAACAATGGCAAAG GGTTCGCGGAGAGTGGCTCAGCCGCGGGCACCACGACGTCTGCGTCGGGCTCTGGCCTGGGCAGCCTGCatggaggcggcggcggcggcgcgggcggaGCGCTGGTCGGCTCCGGCTCCGGCGCGGATCAGGTGCGGCGCTACCGCACGGCGTTCACCCGCGAACAGATCGCGCGCCTGGAGAAGGAGTTCTACCGGGAGAACTATGTGTCGCGGCCCCGCCGGTGCGAGCTGGCCGCTGCGCTCAACCTTCCCGAAACCACTATCAAG GTGTGGTTCCAGAACCGGCGCATGAAGGACAAGCGGCAGCGCCTGGCCATGTCGTGGCCGCACCCGGCCGACCCCAGCTTCTACACCTACATGATGACGCACGCGGCCGCCACCGGAAGCCTGCCCTACCCCTTCCACTCGCACGTGCCGCTGCACTACTACCCGCACGTGGGTGTCACGGCCGCGGCCTCATCGCCCTTCGCCACTTCCATCCGCCCGCTGGACACCTTCCGCGCCCTCTCGCATCCCTACTCGCGGCCGGAGCTGCTGTGCAGCTTCCGCCACCCGGGCCTCTACCAGACGCCC ACGCCCGCGGCCGCAGCGGGGCTCAACAGCGCGGCCTCGGccgcagcggcagcagcagctgcgGCGGCCGCGGCCTCCTCGGCCGCGGCGGCCGGGGCGCCCCCAAGCGGCGGCTCCGCACCCTGCTCGTGCCTCAGTTGCCACAGCAGTCAGTCCGCCGCGGCGGCCGcagccgctgccgccgccgccctgGGCTCCCGGGGtggcggcggcggaggcggcgggggtggcagcggcggcggcggcgctgggGCCGCCGGAGGCTCGGACTTCGGCTGCAGCGCCGCAGCGCCACGCCCCGAGAGCGGCTTCCTGCCCTACTCAGCCGCTGTGCTTAGCAAGACCGCCGTGAGCCCGCCGGACCAGAGGGACGAGGCTCCGCTCACCAGATAA